From a single Fusobacterium pseudoperiodonticum genomic region:
- a CDS encoding TIGR02206 family membrane protein, with translation MGDKFVLFSDPHLITMGIGFGVCFLLIFLGFFTERKQAFAKIIAVLVLGVKIAELIYRHKYYGESVAQLLPLHLCPMVIILSIFMMFFHSEVLFQPVYFWCMGAFFAIIMPDISEGMHDFASQSFFITHFFILFSAAYAFIHFRFRPTKTGFIMSFLLLVSLAFAMYFVNIKLGTNYLFVNRPPSSAAKLIDYVGPWPYYLFSIVGIYIALSFLLYLPFKRNKKSKYGSWRKY, from the coding sequence TTGGGTGATAAGTTTGTTTTATTTAGTGATCCACATTTAATAACAATGGGGATAGGTTTTGGAGTTTGTTTTTTATTAATATTTTTAGGTTTTTTTACTGAACGAAAACAAGCATTTGCAAAAATTATTGCTGTTCTTGTATTAGGAGTGAAAATTGCAGAATTAATATATAGACATAAGTATTATGGCGAATCTGTAGCACAACTTTTACCATTACATTTATGCCCAATGGTAATAATACTTTCTATATTTATGATGTTTTTTCACAGTGAAGTTTTGTTTCAACCAGTTTATTTTTGGTGTATGGGAGCATTTTTTGCAATAATTATGCCTGATATAAGCGAGGGAATGCATGACTTTGCTTCTCAAAGTTTTTTTATAACTCATTTCTTTATTTTGTTTAGTGCTGCTTATGCCTTTATACATTTTAGATTTAGACCAACTAAAACAGGCTTCATTATGTCATTCTTATTATTAGTAAGTTTGGCATTTGCAATGTACTTTGTTAATATTAAATTGGGAACAAATTATCTATTTGTTAATCGTCCACCATCATCAGCTGCAAAATTGATTGATTATGTAGGACCATGGCCTTATTATTTATTCTCTATCGTAGGTATATATATAGCTTTAAGTTTTTTACTATATTTACCATTTAAAAGAAATAAAAAATCAAAGTATGGTAGTTGGAGAAAATATTAA
- a CDS encoding ribonuclease H family protein produces the protein MAKQKYYAYFFDDKRNGIVESWTECEKIVKGTKARYKSFIDKAVAQNWLDSGANYERKISSTTPINTKLEKGIYFDSGTGRGIGVEVRITDENKVSFLETLPKETVKKLLKGRNWTVNEYGNIYLGANRTNNFGELVGLYFALEIAKIIDCSLISGDSRLVIDYWSLGHFHENNLELDTISYINKVILMRKEFEKNKGVIKHISGDINPADLGFHK, from the coding sequence ATGGCTAAACAAAAATATTATGCTTATTTTTTTGATGATAAGCGTAATGGAATTGTGGAAAGTTGGACTGAATGTGAAAAGATAGTAAAGGGTACAAAGGCTAGATATAAGTCTTTTATAGATAAAGCTGTTGCACAAAATTGGTTAGATAGTGGTGCAAATTATGAAAGAAAAATAAGCTCTACTACCCCAATAAATACTAAACTGGAAAAGGGAATATACTTTGATTCAGGAACTGGAAGAGGGATTGGAGTTGAAGTAAGAATTACTGATGAAAATAAAGTGAGTTTTTTAGAAACTTTACCAAAAGAAACTGTCAAAAAACTATTAAAAGGTAGAAACTGGACAGTGAATGAGTATGGAAATATTTACTTAGGTGCAAATAGAACTAATAATTTTGGTGAACTTGTAGGACTTTATTTTGCATTAGAAATTGCAAAAATTATAGATTGCTCTTTAATTTCTGGAGACAGTCGTTTAGTTATAGATTACTGGTCTTTAGGACATTTTCATGAAAATAATTTAGAGTTAGATACAATTTCTTATATAAATAAAGTAATTCTTATGAGAAAAGAATTTGAAAAAAATAAGGGAGTGATAAAACATATTTCTGGAGATATCAATCCAGCAGATTTAGGTTTTCATAAATAG
- a CDS encoding toxin-antitoxin system YwqK family antitoxin, which translates to MKRKLLLVAFALLFSVSAISNSQEIRKKDLRIVEKLYYLKDSDVPFTGKVSEGKDRLYYLNGKQDGKWISFYKNGNIKSIINWKDGKLNGKYIIYENNGMKSTETIYKDGKENGDYFLYNANGTYRTKGAYIMGRPVGLWEYYDKDGKLKDTVIVN; encoded by the coding sequence TTGAAAAGAAAGTTATTATTAGTTGCCTTTGCTTTACTTTTTTCTGTTTCTGCAATTTCAAATTCTCAAGAAATTAGAAAAAAAGATTTAAGAATAGTTGAAAAACTTTATTATCTTAAAGATTCTGATGTTCCTTTTACTGGTAAAGTAAGTGAAGGGAAAGATAGACTTTATTATCTAAATGGAAAGCAAGATGGTAAATGGATAAGTTTCTATAAAAATGGAAATATTAAATCTATTATAAATTGGAAAGATGGTAAATTAAATGGAAAATATATCATCTATGAAAACAATGGAATGAAGTCTACAGAAACTATTTATAAAGATGGTAAGGAAAATGGTGATTACTTTTTATATAATGCTAATGGAACTTATCGTACAAAAGGTGCTTATATAATGGGAAGACCTGTAGGTCTATGGGAATATTATGATAAAGATGGTAAATTAAAAGATACAGTTATAGTAAATTAA
- the pepF gene encoding oligoendopeptidase F yields MKDRKTIEQKYKWNLNDIYENYDMWESDLEKFEKLTKEVPKYKGQIKNNSEKFVELELLMEKIARLLDRLYLYPYMLKDLDSTDEITSIKMQEIEMIYTKFGTETAWIAPEMLEIPEETMNEWIKKHPELEERRFGLSEMYRLRKHVLSEDKEQLLSHFSQFMGSSSDIYGELSISDMKWNTVKLSTGEEIAVSNGVYSKILATNRNQEDRKLAFEALYKSYENSKNTFAAIYRAIIQQNVASCNARSYESCLDRALENKNIPKEVYFSLVNSAQENTAPLRRYIELRKKALKLKEYHYYDNSINIVDYNKVFKYDDAKEIVLNSVKPLGEDYQAKMKRAISEGWLDVFETKNKRSGAYSINIYDVHPYMLLNYQETMDAVFTLAHELGHTLHSMHSSETQPYSTADYTIFVAEVASTFNERLLLDYMLENSDDSLEKIALLEQALGNIVGTYYIQTLFASYEYEAHKMIEEYKAVTPDILSDIMYNLFKKYFGESITIDELQKIIWSRIPHFFRSPFYVYQYATSFASSAKLYENLKTNPESREKYLTLLKSGGNNHPMEQLKLAGVDLTKKESFDSVAKEFDRLLDVLEEELKKINLI; encoded by the coding sequence ATGAAAGATAGAAAAACAATAGAACAAAAATATAAATGGAATTTGAATGATATCTATGAAAATTATGATATGTGGGAAAGTGATTTAGAAAAATTTGAAAAACTTACTAAAGAAGTTCCTAAATATAAAGGACAAATAAAAAATAACTCTGAAAAATTTGTTGAGTTAGAATTATTGATGGAAAAAATAGCGAGATTATTAGATAGACTTTATCTTTATCCATATATGTTAAAAGATTTAGATTCTACTGATGAAATAACATCAATAAAGATGCAAGAAATAGAAATGATTTATACAAAGTTTGGAACTGAAACTGCTTGGATAGCTCCTGAGATGTTAGAAATACCTGAAGAAACTATGAATGAATGGATTAAAAAGCATCCAGAATTAGAAGAAAGAAGATTTGGACTTAGTGAAATGTATAGATTAAGAAAGCATGTCCTATCTGAAGATAAAGAACAATTACTTTCACATTTCTCTCAATTTATGGGTTCATCTTCTGATATATATGGAGAACTTTCTATATCAGATATGAAATGGAATACTGTAAAATTATCTACAGGTGAAGAAATAGCTGTCTCAAATGGAGTTTATTCAAAAATTTTAGCAACTAATAGAAATCAAGAAGATAGAAAATTAGCTTTTGAAGCACTATATAAAAGCTATGAAAATAGCAAAAATACTTTTGCAGCAATATACAGAGCTATTATTCAACAAAATGTTGCTTCTTGTAATGCAAGAAGTTATGAATCTTGTCTTGATAGGGCTTTAGAAAATAAGAATATTCCAAAAGAAGTTTATTTTTCTTTAGTTAATTCTGCTCAAGAAAATACAGCTCCTTTAAGAAGATATATAGAACTTAGAAAGAAAGCTTTAAAATTAAAAGAATATCATTATTATGACAACAGTATTAACATAGTTGACTATAACAAAGTATTTAAATATGATGATGCTAAGGAAATAGTTTTAAATTCAGTTAAACCTTTAGGAGAAGATTATCAAGCAAAAATGAAAAGAGCTATAAGTGAAGGTTGGCTTGATGTTTTTGAAACTAAAAATAAAAGAAGTGGAGCTTACTCTATAAATATATATGATGTTCACCCATATATGCTTTTGAACTATCAAGAAACTATGGATGCTGTATTTACTCTAGCACATGAATTAGGACATACTCTTCATAGTATGCATTCAAGTGAGACTCAACCTTACTCAACAGCAGATTATACTATATTTGTTGCTGAAGTAGCTTCTACTTTTAATGAAAGATTACTTTTAGACTATATGCTAGAAAACTCAGATGACAGCTTAGAAAAAATTGCTTTATTAGAACAAGCATTAGGAAATATAGTTGGAACTTATTATATCCAAACTCTTTTTGCTAGCTATGAATATGAAGCACATAAGATGATAGAAGAATATAAGGCAGTCACTCCTGATATTTTAAGTGATATCATGTATAATTTATTTAAAAAATATTTTGGAGAAAGCATAACAATAGATGAACTACAAAAGATAATTTGGTCAAGAATACCTCATTTCTTTAGATCGCCTTTCTATGTTTATCAATATGCAACTTCTTTTGCAAGTTCAGCAAAGCTATATGAAAATTTAAAAACTAATCCTGAAAGTAGAGAAAAATACTTAACTCTTCTTAAATCAGGTGGAAATAATCATCCAATGGAACAATTAAAATTAGCTGGGGTTGATTTAACTAAGAAAGAATCTTTTGATTCTGTTGCAAAAGAATTTGACAGATTGCTAGATGTTTTAGAAGAAGAATTAAAAAAGATTAATTTAATATAA
- a CDS encoding co-chaperone GroES: MNIRPIGERVLIKPIKKEEKTKSGILLSSKTAPAEKPNQAEVIALGKGEKLEGIKVGDKVIFNRFSGNEIEDGEEKYLVVNAEDILAVIE, from the coding sequence ATGAATATTAGACCTATTGGAGAAAGAGTTTTAATAAAACCAATTAAAAAAGAAGAAAAAACTAAGAGTGGAATTTTACTTAGCTCAAAGACTGCTCCTGCTGAAAAACCTAATCAAGCAGAAGTTATTGCTTTAGGTAAAGGAGAAAAATTAGAAGGTATAAAAGTTGGAGACAAAGTAATTTTCAATAGATTCTCAGGAAATGAAATAGAAGATGGAGAAGAAAAATATTTAGTAGTGAATGCTGAAGATATTTTAGCAGTTATCGAATAA